The Clupea harengus unplaced genomic scaffold, Ch_v2.0.2, whole genome shotgun sequence nucleotide sequence AAACACATTGGGAATGTCAGGAGCAAGGTCCTTCCGTCAGGAGGCTGGGATCTAGCGCTCCTGTTCCCACGGAAACACGATAGAAGAGGGCTGCATCTGTTTCGTTCTGTGTCATAGAGACAGCGATCCAAAGAGACAGATCACGACTgcggagggtgtgtgtttgtgtgtgagtgtgagtgtgtgagacagagggaataTTAAGTCTGATGACGTGAGAAAAAGCTATCCCATCTTGGCTTTATGATTTATATTAATCACTAAAGAGCAATAAAACCCGTACACTGGctctgtacacacagacacacacacacacccacacaaaacccTACACACAAGggctttgcaaaaaaaaacacacacacacacacacacacacacacaccaaccgaGAATAAACCCACACAAAACCCTACACACAggtttttcaaacacacacacacactgtgttgaaTGTCATCACGACAGGAAGTCAAGAAAGAAACTGTCTGATatgtttctcctctttctctccctctccatcccccaccctccctctttctctctccttctctctctctccatcccctctcctctttctctctctccttctatccatccttctctctatctccaccccctcttctctttctctctcctctctctctcctccatcccctctcctctttctctctctccttctctccatccttctctctctccctccccctctctcatcttccttCCCCGTGTCTTTCCTTCCTCCCTTACTTCTTatctcccctcttcctttcctccctccctcccactctctctctcccctcctccctctctctctcccctcccctctcctcctcctccctctctttctctcccctccccctctctccctcccgttcCCTGTGCAGGTTCTATGCTGCTGAGATCTGCATTGCCCTGAACTTCCTGCATGAGAAGGGGATCATCTACAGGGACCTGAAGCTGGACAACGTCCTCCTGGACCATGACGGCCACATCAAGCTCACCGACTACGGCATGTGCAAGGTGAGAGCACTGGACAGACACaccggggagggggggggggggtcggtggtACAGCAGTCAGAGCAGAGGGGAAGACATCTCTGAAGTGTAGAGTTGGACGGCCTGAAGAGACACTGGGTGGCGTTaccgggtgggggtggggaggggcagTGTCAGAGCAGGGAACATCTCTGAAgtgtagagacagaaacagtcagagaagcacacacacacacacacagatagacatgtGGGGTTTGTGAAACTGATCTCATGCAGAAAGGTGAATAAATCAGTCAGTTGACATACGTATCATGGTCAAATAAATCTATATTGACAAAACAAGGACATGATTTACTGGACACTATATGTTCCCGGTCAAAAAGTACTGGATGGACCCATATGAAATCCATCCGGATTAATAGACATCGCTGATGATACTAAAGTCAAAACAATTATGGACCCATATTAAATAGTGTATACATCAGGATAAATAGAACCGATGAAAATGAAAGAGGTTCTACTGTAATTGATTAAAGTGATGTGGGTTCTTCTCTGAGGGATGATCCTGAAatgggttctgttctgttctgttctggtgtTCTGTGCTCAGGAGGGGATCCGACCTGGAGACACCACCAGCACCTTCTGTGGAACGCCCAACTACATCGCCCCCGAGATTCTGAGGGGAGAGGACTACGgtgggtctacacacacacacacacacacacacacacacacacactaaaggaaacacacgcacatcaacACCAAAGGAActctttaccacacacacacacacacacacacaaaagacaactatgcacactcacactcacacatgcacagagcatTGCCTGTAAAATCCTTCGGGGGGAatataatccccccccccactccacacacaccacattgcCTCGATAGCCCTTGGGGGAAGGACTAGGtaaggcactcacacacacacacacacacacacacacacacacacacacacacacacacacacaaagagacttCAGAGAGCATGGGGAAACAGGCCAGCAGGGGAGAGTtggaggctgtgtgtttgtggaatgaCATGTTTGTGATATTTAGTGAAATATTTAGCCTTGCTGATGACACAGGCCCCTCACATATGCAGACCAGGGAAGGCCTTGATGTTCACAGTGCTCATTATCagatgtgtttgcgtgtgtgtgcgtgtgcgtgtgcgtgtgcgtgtgcgtgtgcgtgtgcgagtgcgagtgcgagtgcgtgtgcgtgtgtgtgtgtgtgtgtgtgtgtgtgcgtctgcttttctctctttctctcctatttgtctttctctttttcccctctgacgctctccctctgtctttttctctttattttcctctgtctgtcaccCTTGatcttcctccccttctctccatctctctttcaactctctcctcattcctccccctacttctctctccctcacactctctctctctctctcactctttctctctacctctctctccctttctttctcactctttttttctttctctccctgtctctccatctctccatccctctccctgtctctctctatctctctctctctctctctctctctctctctttctctctctctctctgtctgtctctcaggctTTAGTGTAGACTGGTGGGCTCTGggtgtgttgatgtttgagaTGATGGCTGGCAGATCTCCGTTCGACATCATCACCGACAATCCAGACATGAACACGGAGGAGTACCTCTTCCAAGGTGAgcccaggaaacacacacacacacacacacacacacacacatcaaaacaccaccttcacaaagcacacacctacacataactcacaaacacaacaccaatatgctctcactaacacatgtgcgcacacacacacacacacacacacacacacacacacacacacactcatatggaCACACTCGTCCAAGGTCAGCACAGGAGATGTACAAagcaccattacacacacacactcatgcacagacagacacacacacacacacatacacaaacaaacacacacacacacacaaactcacatactcTTCTAAGGTGAGCccaagagacacagacacacacacacacaggagcactgCACACAACTGccaatacacccacacactcacacaatcacaatcacacacacacacacacacacacacacacacaaataccaatgCACATTGTCAAACGCCGATTCTAACCGACACATGAATACACTTGTATGTGCAGTAAACATACAGAAAAAGCACCTTGAGTTAATTT carries:
- the LOC122132440 gene encoding protein kinase C zeta type-like, yielding FYAAEICIALNFLHEKGIIYRDLKLDNVLLDHDGHIKLTDYGMCKEGIRPGDTTSTFCGTPNYIAPEILRGEDYGFSVDWWALGVLMFEMMAGRSPFDIITDNPDMNTEEYLFQVILEKPIRIPRSLSVKAASVLKGFLNKDPKERLGCQVQTGFTDIKSHTFFRTIDWEQVSLRASEPRNAVMVYG